In the Mycoplasma zalophi genome, one interval contains:
- a CDS encoding DAK2 domain-containing protein, translated as MNGIQWKNAVISAANNLGNHKKTIDNLNVFPVPDGDTGTNMYATIKVAKEFLENIPDSELKNLSHASNLVAQQMLLGARGNSGVILSQIFRGFANAFKNLESANTNDLINAFNEATNVAYRAVLKPIEGTILTVIRQTSESLSKNVLASASVKDVFAKAFISANESVEKTPELLPILKEVGVVDSGGFGLVKVIEGISLYFQGQPVEIVDTDEYINRFINDTEVFEGEFGYCTEFIIELNKPNRFNKEYLVRKLEKLGSSIVVVHDNNYLKVHIHALKPGTVLNSVQTLGEFVKIKIENMTQQANNSKQNTTKLKEKQEADSNTNKQTSNDNAVINVNCGLITCNSGDGIVEIVKSLGAHFVIEGGQTNNPSTADIVSAINKINAKTIFILPNNSNITLSAQQASQISGKKKNIVIIPTKTQVEGISAILNFNEDSSPEDNELNMKDAVKSIKSAEVTYAVKDTRINGVRIKKGQYLSLTKGKVLSTHTNQNDAAKALFDELIDDSTEIVTIYYGQDASEADATELQEYIQVNFDVEVEINNGGQALYPYYIAIE; from the coding sequence ATGAACGGAATACAATGAAAAAATGCTGTTATTTCAGCCGCTAACAATCTGGGTAATCACAAAAAAACAATTGATAACTTAAATGTTTTTCCCGTACCAGATGGAGATACAGGAACAAATATGTATGCAACCATAAAAGTTGCAAAAGAATTTTTAGAAAATATACCAGATAGTGAATTAAAAAATTTATCACATGCTTCAAACTTAGTTGCACAACAAATGTTGTTAGGAGCGAGGGGAAATTCAGGTGTTATTCTTTCTCAAATTTTCAGAGGATTTGCAAACGCCTTTAAAAATTTAGAAAGTGCTAATACTAACGACCTTATTAATGCATTTAATGAAGCAACTAATGTAGCTTATCGAGCAGTATTAAAACCTATAGAAGGAACAATATTAACTGTAATTAGACAAACCAGTGAATCTCTTTCAAAAAATGTTTTAGCAAGTGCTTCTGTAAAAGATGTATTTGCAAAAGCCTTTATTAGTGCAAATGAGAGTGTAGAAAAAACTCCTGAATTATTACCAATACTAAAAGAAGTTGGTGTTGTTGATAGCGGAGGTTTTGGACTTGTTAAAGTTATTGAAGGAATTAGTTTGTATTTTCAAGGTCAACCTGTTGAAATAGTTGATACTGATGAATATATTAATCGCTTCATTAACGACACTGAAGTTTTTGAAGGAGAATTTGGTTATTGTACTGAATTTATCATTGAATTAAACAAACCAAATAGATTTAACAAAGAATATTTAGTAAGAAAATTAGAAAAATTAGGTTCAAGCATTGTTGTTGTCCATGATAATAATTACTTAAAAGTTCACATTCACGCATTAAAACCGGGAACAGTTTTAAATAGTGTACAAACTTTAGGTGAATTTGTAAAAATTAAAATAGAAAACATGACTCAGCAAGCAAATAATTCAAAACAAAATACAACAAAATTAAAAGAAAAACAAGAAGCAGATAGCAACACAAACAAACAAACTTCAAATGATAATGCAGTTATAAATGTAAATTGTGGATTGATAACATGTAATAGTGGGGATGGAATTGTTGAAATAGTTAAATCACTAGGTGCTCACTTTGTAATTGAAGGTGGACAAACCAACAACCCTTCAACAGCAGATATTGTTTCTGCAATTAATAAAATTAATGCAAAAACAATTTTTATTCTACCTAATAACTCAAATATTACACTTTCTGCACAACAAGCTTCACAAATTTCAGGTAAAAAGAAAAATATTGTAATAATTCCTACCAAAACTCAAGTAGAAGGAATTTCAGCGATTTTAAACTTTAATGAAGATTCAAGTCCAGAAGATAACGAATTAAACATGAAAGACGCAGTAAAATCTATTAAAAGCGCAGAAGTTACATATGCAGTAAAAGACACAAGAATTAATGGTGTAAGAATTAAAAAAGGACAATATTTATCACTTACAAAAGGTAAAGTTTTATCAACACACACAAATCAAAATGATGCTGCAAAAGCTCTTTTTGATGAATTAATTGATGATTCTACCGAAATAGTTACTATTTATTATGGACAAGACGCAAGTGAAGCAGATGC
- the rpmB gene encoding 50S ribosomal protein L28: MPGKDSLTGRKALSGNKRSHALNATKRRFDLNLQKVTILDNGQKKKIRVTAKTARTLRKYGLTA, from the coding sequence ATGCCAGGTAAAGATAGTTTAACCGGACGTAAAGCTCTAAGCGGTAACAAAAGATCACATGCTTTAAATGCTACAAAAAGAAGATTTGATCTAAACTTACAAAAAGTTACCATTTTAGACAACGGACAAAAGAAAAAAATCCGTGTAACCGCTAAAACAGCAAGAACATTAAGAAAATATGGTCTTACTGCTTAA
- a CDS encoding ATP-binding cassette domain-containing protein has translation MEIKFKHYYAKYNQRKDSQLLDIDFEIKSGDMVSIIGPSGAGKTTIFNAFFGDLIKERGDFCVDDENIENYNKKQRKELYKRIGFLSQETNLIPTDDVYTSILRIYKFPFVKKQVKEKIYSLLKQFNMFEYIFTRISELSGGQKQKIELIKLILINKDLILADEPTNSLDPESSVEFLEILKKLNSEKNITIVTIIHDISLAKKYFKKFIAIKNGKMVFKGKWSDFDQKTYDLVFKK, from the coding sequence ATGGAAATAAAATTTAAACATTATTATGCTAAATATAATCAAAGAAAAGATTCTCAATTACTTGATATAGATTTTGAAATCAAAAGTGGCGATATGGTTTCGATAATTGGGCCATCCGGAGCCGGAAAAACAACTATTTTTAATGCTTTTTTTGGAGATCTAATTAAAGAGCGTGGCGATTTTTGTGTAGATGATGAAAATATTGAAAATTACAACAAAAAACAAAGAAAAGAACTCTATAAAAGAATTGGTTTTTTAAGTCAAGAAACAAATTTAATTCCAACAGACGATGTATATACAAGTATATTGAGAATATATAAATTTCCATTCGTAAAAAAACAAGTTAAAGAAAAAATATATTCATTACTAAAACAATTTAATATGTTTGAATATATTTTTACAAGAATCAGTGAACTTAGTGGTGGACAAAAACAAAAAATTGAACTTATTAAATTAATATTAATCAACAAAGATTTGATTTTAGCCGATGAACCCACAAACAGTTTGGACCCTGAATCCAGCGTTGAGTTTTTAGAAATTTTAAAAAAATTAAATAGTGAAAAAAATATTACAATTGTAACAATAATTCATGACATATCTTTAGCAAAAAAATATTTTAAAAAATTCATAGCAATTAAAAATGGAAAAATGGTTTTTAAGGGAAAATGGTCAGATTTTGACCAAAAAACCTATGATTTAGTCTTCAAAAAATAA
- a CDS encoding ribose-phosphate pyrophosphokinase: MEKIYKNSIIFGMDNSWDLAEEIGQILELEVHKPNKITFSDGETLLSSDITVRNLDTYIICNTGRNVHDNLMELLIFIDSLKRASAKTINVVMTYYGYARQDRKADGRQPITAKLVADLLEVAGITKLTTVDLHNSSIQGFFNVSVDDLRAQLIFSEELRKRNAEFTVVSPDHGGAVRARTLSELISNDVKIAIIDKRRTAPNVSEVMGVLGDVQDKNVVIIDDIIDTGGTIIKAAKTLKENGAKDILVAATHGIFSKGFEMFENEESIKEVIITNSMDIDHLRKFKKIKILSLGFLLAHVIKQNINRKSLTEIYNAYKDGNWENFN; encoded by the coding sequence ATGGAAAAAATTTATAAAAATTCAATTATTTTTGGAATGGATAATTCCTGAGATTTAGCAGAAGAAATAGGACAAATTTTAGAATTAGAAGTCCACAAACCAAACAAGATAACATTTTCAGATGGAGAAACTTTATTATCAAGCGATATAACAGTTAGAAATTTAGATACATATATTATTTGCAACACAGGAAGAAACGTTCATGATAACTTAATGGAACTACTGATTTTCATAGATTCATTAAAAAGAGCTAGTGCTAAAACAATAAATGTTGTTATGACATATTATGGATATGCAAGGCAAGATCGTAAAGCAGATGGTCGTCAACCAATTACAGCTAAATTAGTTGCGGATCTTTTAGAAGTTGCAGGTATTACAAAACTTACAACAGTAGATTTACATAACTCTTCAATTCAAGGATTTTTTAATGTTTCAGTTGATGACTTAAGAGCGCAATTAATATTTTCTGAAGAATTAAGAAAAAGAAACGCAGAATTTACAGTGGTAAGTCCTGACCATGGTGGGGCAGTTAGAGCGAGAACATTAAGTGAATTAATTTCAAATGATGTAAAAATAGCAATTATCGATAAAAGAAGAACTGCACCTAATGTTAGTGAAGTTATGGGTGTTTTGGGTGATGTTCAAGATAAAAATGTTGTTATTATTGATGATATTATTGACACAGGTGGAACAATTATTAAAGCAGCAAAAACTTTAAAAGAAAATGGTGCAAAAGATATTCTTGTTGCAGCAACACATGGAATTTTTAGTAAAGGTTTTGAAATGTTTGAAAATGAAGAAAGTATTAAAGAAGTTATTATTACTAATTCTATGGACATAGACCATTTAAGAAAATTCAAAAAAATCAAAATTTTATCACTAGGATTTTTATTAGCTCATGTAATCAAACAAAACATCAACAGAAAATCATTAACAGAAATTTACAATGCTTACAAAGACGGAAATTGAGAAAATTTTAACTAG
- the rsmG gene encoding 16S rRNA (guanine(527)-N(7))-methyltransferase RsmG, whose protein sequence is MLTKTEIEKILTSFNINLSDSKLQTLFEYYLLIEEKNKVMNLTGFHNEKLIIEGFIESYLLLKKAFDLSDPQKYKLLDIGAGVGFPSVPYLIMTDKNIELTIIEPLKKRCIFLNHISDTLKLNINVINDRAENVKLKNEFDLVTARAVMELKYLVEVSCQLGKINSQQVFIKGSNIKSELDDAKAILKLLNLKYLVNEYKTEGIRTNNLVYIFKTESINPKFPRSWNTIIKK, encoded by the coding sequence ATGCTTACAAAGACGGAAATTGAGAAAATTTTAACTAGTTTTAATATAAATTTATCAGATAGTAAATTACAAACTCTTTTTGAATATTATCTTTTAATAGAAGAAAAAAACAAGGTTATGAATCTTACGGGATTTCATAATGAAAAACTTATAATAGAAGGCTTTATTGAATCATATTTACTTTTAAAAAAGGCCTTCGATTTATCCGACCCTCAAAAATATAAATTACTTGACATAGGAGCAGGAGTTGGATTTCCTAGTGTACCTTACTTAATAATGACTGATAAAAATATTGAATTAACAATCATTGAACCACTAAAAAAACGTTGTATTTTTTTAAATCATATTTCCGATACCTTGAAACTTAATATAAACGTAATAAATGATCGCGCAGAGAATGTTAAGTTAAAAAACGAATTTGATTTAGTCACTGCTAGAGCTGTTATGGAACTAAAATATTTAGTTGAAGTGTCATGTCAGTTAGGTAAAATAAATAGCCAACAAGTTTTTATTAAAGGTTCTAATATTAAATCTGAACTTGATGACGCAAAAGCAATTTTAAAACTTTTAAATTTAAAATATCTTGTAAATGAATATAAAACTGAAGGAATAAGAACAAATAATTTAGTTTATATTTTTAAAACAGAATCGATAAATCCAAAATTTCCAAGGTCATGAAACACAATAATTAAAAAATAA
- a CDS encoding dimethylarginine dimethylaminohydrolase family protein, whose translation MTQMKDKFKNVIVKTPASTMINGIASSEEAQSLPPVNYELALKQHANYIKTLKEAGVEVTIAPKNEDFPDSCFVEDTAVIVTGEFAVLTNPGADTRNGEKLEMLPYLQKFFDDEHIFKIQFPGTVDGGDVMMVGDTYYIGMSDRTNREGIRQFHNILAAHGKKVVPVPMTEMLHLKTGVNYLEHNNLLISGEFLNYPTFKDFNQIVVDKSEAYSANCIWVNETVIVPAGYPGTLKKVQDLGIYKVVECDTSEFKKLDGGLSCLSLRF comes from the coding sequence ATGACACAAATGAAAGATAAATTTAAAAACGTTATTGTTAAGACGCCAGCTTCAACAATGATTAATGGAATTGCTTCATCAGAAGAAGCACAATCATTACCTCCAGTTAATTATGAATTGGCTCTAAAACAACACGCAAATTATATAAAAACACTAAAAGAAGCAGGAGTTGAAGTTACTATAGCTCCTAAAAATGAAGATTTCCCAGATTCATGCTTCGTTGAAGATACAGCGGTTATCGTTACAGGTGAATTCGCAGTATTGACAAATCCAGGTGCTGACACAAGAAATGGTGAAAAATTAGAAATGTTACCATATCTACAAAAATTCTTTGATGATGAACACATCTTTAAAATTCAATTCCCAGGAACAGTAGACGGTGGGGATGTTATGATGGTAGGGGATACATACTACATCGGAATGTCAGATAGAACAAACCGTGAAGGAATTAGACAATTCCACAACATATTAGCAGCTCACGGTAAAAAAGTTGTTCCAGTTCCAATGACAGAAATGTTACACTTAAAAACAGGAGTTAACTACTTAGAACACAACAATCTATTAATTTCAGGAGAATTTTTAAATTACCCAACATTTAAAGACTTTAACCAAATTGTTGTAGATAAATCTGAAGCTTACTCAGCAAACTGTATTTGAGTAAATGAAACAGTTATAGTTCCAGCAGGATACCCAGGAACACTTAAAAAAGTTCAAGATCTTGGAATTTACAAAGTTGTTGAATGCGACACATCAGAATTTAAAAAATTAGATGGTGGATTAAGCTGTCTATCACTAAGATTCTAA
- the gpmI gene encoding 2,3-bisphosphoglycerate-independent phosphoglycerate mutase: MKKKVILTIIDGLGIREENQGNAFKLAFHPIFDYLFAMCPNSILEASGKYVGLPENQIGNSEVGHLTIGAGRVVYTGLSLINNEIRENTFKHNKTLLDVIKYSKNTQTTLHLMGLLSNGGVHSIDKHLFEILDMCYENNLKDVSVHIFGDGRDVSPQSINESLEILNKKIKEYDYVISSIAGRFYAMDRDKIFSRNQLAYDAILGQSENVIDDINDYINKQYSQNIFDEFFVPAFVRNSKPVKDNDSIVFFNFRPDRARQLSHLFLGSKIYDYEPKNKIKIAKFVSLMKYEDINTEIAFKEMSIENSLGEVLAKNNIKQLRIAETQKYAHVTYFFNGGKDVKFNNESRILVDSIKAESFADYPHMSAREITDVLLNEIDNYDFIIVNYANPDMVGHTGNLKATTQAIEFLDEQFERILNYVSTHKDEVNWFITADHGNAEITEDENNNPATKHTTSPVMLISYDKTIALKNGTLADVAPTILDYLNIDKPAEMTGQSLIINRLK; the protein is encoded by the coding sequence GTGAAAAAGAAAGTAATACTAACAATTATTGATGGTTTAGGGATTCGCGAGGAAAATCAAGGAAATGCTTTTAAGTTAGCATTTCACCCTATTTTTGACTATCTTTTTGCAATGTGTCCTAATTCAATACTAGAGGCTTCTGGAAAATATGTTGGTTTACCCGAAAATCAAATTGGAAACAGTGAAGTTGGACATTTAACAATAGGGGCCGGGAGAGTTGTTTATACCGGGCTTTCTCTAATAAATAATGAAATAAGAGAAAATACTTTTAAACACAACAAAACACTACTAGACGTTATTAAATACTCAAAAAATACTCAAACAACACTGCATCTTATGGGTCTTTTAAGTAACGGAGGAGTACATTCAATTGATAAACATTTGTTTGAAATATTAGATATGTGTTATGAAAATAATCTAAAGGATGTGAGTGTTCATATTTTTGGAGATGGTCGAGATGTTTCTCCTCAATCTATCAATGAATCTCTCGAAATTTTAAACAAAAAAATAAAAGAATATGATTATGTAATTTCTTCTATTGCTGGCCGTTTTTATGCAATGGATAGGGATAAAATTTTTTCAAGAAATCAATTAGCATATGACGCAATTTTGGGACAAAGCGAAAATGTTATTGATGATATAAATGACTATATTAATAAACAATATTCTCAAAATATTTTTGATGAATTTTTTGTGCCCGCTTTTGTAAGAAATTCAAAACCGGTAAAAGACAATGATTCGATTGTATTTTTTAATTTTAGACCCGATAGAGCAAGACAATTATCACATTTATTTTTAGGTTCAAAAATATATGATTACGAACCCAAAAATAAGATAAAAATTGCTAAATTTGTTTCTTTAATGAAATACGAAGACATAAACACAGAAATAGCATTTAAAGAAATGAGTATAGAAAATTCTTTAGGAGAAGTTCTTGCTAAAAATAACATTAAACAATTAAGAATTGCTGAAACTCAAAAATATGCTCATGTTACATACTTTTTTAATGGTGGAAAAGATGTTAAATTTAATAATGAATCTAGAATTTTAGTGGACAGCATAAAGGCTGAATCATTTGCAGATTATCCTCATATGTCAGCAAGAGAAATTACAGACGTTTTATTAAATGAAATAGACAATTATGATTTTATAATCGTAAATTATGCTAATCCAGATATGGTTGGTCATACTGGAAATTTAAAAGCAACTACACAGGCCATAGAATTTTTAGATGAACAATTTGAACGAATTTTAAATTATGTAAGCACTCACAAAGATGAAGTAAATTGATTTATTACAGCAGATCACGGCAATGCAGAAATTACTGAAGATGAAAACAATAATCCTGCAACAAAACACACCACAAGTCCGGTTATGTTAATTTCATATGATAAAACCATCGCCCTTAAAAATGGTACACTAGCAGATGTTGCTCCTACAATTTTAGATTATTTAAATATTGATAAACCCGCAGAAATGACGGGACAATCTTTAATAATAAATAGATTAAAATAA